From the genome of Thermosynechococcus sp. NK55a:
GGCGGCGGCAGTGATGCTGGCTCTGAAAATTCCCCCAGAGGCGGTTGTCTATTCCCAAGCCCAGGCGGATATTCGCCGTTGGATTCCTGAAGTGTTTGCCTATGCTGAGGAACGCTTAGCGGCCGGCGATCGCGAGGGTGCCTTAGCCCTCATTGAAAAAATTGCCCCAGCTCTCGATGTTTCCTACCACGATCGCCCAATCGTCATCCTTGGTCAAGCCAAAGCCCTTGCGGCGAAGGGAACGGTTCTCGGTTACTGGGAGGCGATCGCCCGGGTGCAGCAGATTCCGATCACGGATCCCTTCTATGAATCGGCTCAAGCCTACCTCAACAGATGGCAGCAACAGTTGCGTAACCAGCAGCACCTCCAGTGGGCAACATGGCTTGCCAATACCCGTCTGCGCTGGGGGTATGCCTTGGCCATTGCTCAAGCTCGGCAGGTGCCCCTTGGTCAGCCAGAACGGGGTCAAGCCCAAGGTTTGATTGCCCTTTGGCAGCGCGATCTAGGCACGATTGACGAGCGGCCTCTGCTCCATGCAGCAATCGCCCTTGCAAAACAGAAACAGTACCAAGCTGCCCTGGGGGTTTTACGATCTTTCCCCCGCGATGCAGTGCTCGCTGCCGTGATAGCTAACTATCGCGACCAGTGGCAAGCAAAACTCGAAGAAATTCAGGATCGTCCCATTCTGGATCGAGCGATTCGCTTGGCGCGGGAAGGCAAACTGGCGGAAGCCATTCAAACCGCTGAGCAAATTGGTCGAGATCGCGCCCTCTACCGTGAAGCCCTCAATCGCATTTGGCAATGGGACTATGAACTCAGCCTGCGTCAACGTCAACAGGCGGCACCCACGACGCCCGCTTGGTGGGAAAGCCCCCCCAGTACCCCTGAAGGGACTTCTGAACCAGTCGCCGAGCCACAATCAGCTTCCCCAGCAACACCCACGCCAGAGGCCACCACCCCTGCACCTACCCCTGGGGTATCTCCCACACCCACCCCTGAAACCCCCGTTGCCCCTGCCCCTGCCAGTCCTTCACCAACACCTGGCGCTACCGTTGTCCCTACGCCCACACCTGTTCAACCTCCACCAGCGGAACCTGAACCAACGCCTACCCCCTAGGGATCGCTGGTCATCGTAAAATAGAGGCTCTGTGCAGTATCGATAGCCCAGGTATGCGCCTCTCCCAAATGCTCTTTGTTACCCTCCGCGATGATCCAGCGGAAGCAGAAATTCCCAGCCACAAATTATTGCTGCGGGCGGGATATATTCGGCGGATTGCCAGTGGCATCTATAGCTATCTGCCTTTGATGTGGCGAGTGTTGCAAAAAGTGAGTGCAATTGTTCGTGAAGAAATGAACCGCAGTGGCGCCTTGGAATGTTTGCTGCCGCAATTGCAACCTGCTGAACTGTGGCAAGAATCGGGTCGTTGGGACACCTATACCAAAGCCGAAGGGATTATGTTTTCCCTCACCGATCGCGCTGAGCGGCAGTTGGGACTGGGGCCTACCCATGAGGAGGTGATCACTGCCCTCGCCAAGGACTTGATTCGCTCCTATCGTCAGTTGCCCGTGCACCTGTACCAAATTCAAACGAAATTTCGCGATGAGATTCGCCCGCGATTTGGCCTAATGCGGGGACGGGAATTCATTATGAAGGACGGCTACTCCTTCCATGCCGATGTGGCTAGTCTCAAGGAAACCTACCAGGTGATGTACGACACCTATAGTCGTATTCTGCAGCGCTGTGGCCTGAGGTTTCGAGCCGTGGAGGCCGATTCGGGTGCGATTGGCGGATCGGGTTCCCATGAGTTTATGGTACTGGCTGCCGCCGGCGAAGATGAGGTGCTCTATACGGCTGACGGCCAATATGCCGCCAATGTGGAAAAGGCCGTCTCGCTCCCCCCTGACGCAGTGCCGACAACCTACAAAAAGGTGGCGACGCTGGATACCCCCAATGCAGCGACGATTGATGCCCTGGTTGAGCAGTTGCAGTGCCATCCTACGCAAATTGTGAAAAATGTCCTCTATCGAGCAGTCTTCGATAATGGGCGAGTGGGTCTTGTGCTGGTGAGTATTCGCGGCGATCAAGAGGTGAACAGCGTCAAGCTGCACAACACCCTCACTTCCCTTGCGCCCAACTACGGGGCAACAAAACTGCTGGATCTGCGGCTGGCAGATGCCAATACAGCCCAAGAGTGGGCAGCCACCCCCATTCCCTTTGGTTACATTGGCCCTGATTTAGAAGATGCCGTTATTAAGGCCGATTCCCAAATTATTCCCCAGTGGATTCGCATTGCCGATCGCACCGTGGTGGAGTTAAAGCGATTTATTACGGGAGCCAATCGCGATCAACAGCATCGGGTGGGGGTGAACTGGGGCAAATCCTGTCCCTTGCCAGCAATTATTGCCGATGTTCGCAAAGCCCAGGCGGGCGATCGCGCCTGCCATGATCCAACGCAGCACCTAGAAACGGCACGGGGCATTGAAATTGGCCATATTTTCCAGTTGGGCACCAAGTATTCTGAGGCAATGAAGGCCACCTACACCAATGAGCAGGGGGAAGAGGTGCCTCTGGTGATGGGTTGTTACGGCATCGGCATTTCCCGCTTGGCACAGGCGGCGGTGGAGCAGCACCACGACGCCCAAGGGATTATCTGGCCGCTGGCGATCGCCCCCTATCAGGTGATTATTGTTGTGCCCAACATTGAGGATGCGCAGCAAATGCAGGCGGCCACTGATCTTTACGAGCAGCTTCAGGCGGCAGGGATTGAGGTGCTCCTCGACGATCGCGATGAGCGGGCAGGGGTGAAATTCAAAGATGCGGATTTGATTGGCATTCCCTATCGACTGGTGACAGGACGGGCGATCGCCCATGGGGAAGTGGAACTCATCATCCGGGCAACAGGGGCGAAATCCACCCTCCCTTTAACCGAGGTTGTTCGTTATCTTCAAAAGGAGATTGCTCAGCAGTTAGCCCCATGATTCTCAATCCCCACCAGCGGACGAAATTGGACAGCCGTAGTGATGACCTCTTTTATGCAGCACCGCGCTTTGTCACCCATGTGGATGATTTCTTTCTGGCCCGCCTTACGGATCTCTACCGTCAATACTTGCAGCCGCAGATGCGAGTCTTGGACCTAATGAGTAGTTGGGTCTCCCATCTGCCGCCAGAGCTATCCTTTCAGGAAGTGGTGGGGCATGGGATGAATGGGGCGGAGCTAGCCCGCAACCCCCGGCTGGATCGTTATTTTGTTCAGAATCTCAATGAAGAGTTGGCCTTACCCCTAGAGGATGCCAGTTTTAATGCCGTGTTGATGGCGGTGTCGGTGCAGTACCTCCAATATCCTGAGGCAACTTTTACGGAAATTGCCCGCATCCTTAAGCCCCAAGGGGTAGTTATTGTCAGCTTCTCGAATCGCATGTTTTTTGAAAAAGCGATTCAGGCGTGGCGTGAGGGTAACGAGGGCGATCGCGTGCAGTTGGTGCAAACCTATATCAACAGCATTCCTGCCCTCAAGGTGATCGAAACGCATCTGCCCCGCCCTTGGTCTTGTCTGGGATTTACCGATCCCTTCTATGCTGTCGTTGGTCAAAAACAACCTGTGTAATGGTCAGAGGTGGGGTCTATGAGCAGTTTCGCGGCGCCCTCCTTGGACTCCTATGGGGGCTCGCTAAAGAGAAGGGC
Proteins encoded in this window:
- a CDS encoding proline--tRNA ligase — its product is MRLSQMLFVTLRDDPAEAEIPSHKLLLRAGYIRRIASGIYSYLPLMWRVLQKVSAIVREEMNRSGALECLLPQLQPAELWQESGRWDTYTKAEGIMFSLTDRAERQLGLGPTHEEVITALAKDLIRSYRQLPVHLYQIQTKFRDEIRPRFGLMRGREFIMKDGYSFHADVASLKETYQVMYDTYSRILQRCGLRFRAVEADSGAIGGSGSHEFMVLAAAGEDEVLYTADGQYAANVEKAVSLPPDAVPTTYKKVATLDTPNAATIDALVEQLQCHPTQIVKNVLYRAVFDNGRVGLVLVSIRGDQEVNSVKLHNTLTSLAPNYGATKLLDLRLADANTAQEWAATPIPFGYIGPDLEDAVIKADSQIIPQWIRIADRTVVELKRFITGANRDQQHRVGVNWGKSCPLPAIIADVRKAQAGDRACHDPTQHLETARGIEIGHIFQLGTKYSEAMKATYTNEQGEEVPLVMGCYGIGISRLAQAAVEQHHDAQGIIWPLAIAPYQVIIVVPNIEDAQQMQAATDLYEQLQAAGIEVLLDDRDERAGVKFKDADLIGIPYRLVTGRAIAHGEVELIIRATGAKSTLPLTEVVRYLQKEIAQQLAP
- a CDS encoding class I SAM-dependent methyltransferase, producing MILNPHQRTKLDSRSDDLFYAAPRFVTHVDDFFLARLTDLYRQYLQPQMRVLDLMSSWVSHLPPELSFQEVVGHGMNGAELARNPRLDRYFVQNLNEELALPLEDASFNAVLMAVSVQYLQYPEATFTEIARILKPQGVVIVSFSNRMFFEKAIQAWREGNEGDRVQLVQTYINSIPALKVIETHLPRPWSCLGFTDPFYAVVGQKQPV